The following proteins come from a genomic window of Anabas testudineus chromosome 3, fAnaTes1.2, whole genome shotgun sequence:
- the LOC113174578 gene encoding fibulin-7: MFASTAIVTTLLCFFSLHPSFGQECTSRQEIQSSLKQIQKFLSAHEASYLQVLRNLKKKINLLQSNTLKQTTKVINSTCTKLDAPLNGRKLGKSHSVGHEVHFLCDPGFELMGSESRICQESLTWSGQQPTCRDVNECVSSPCLNGGTCMDEVNQFSCVCAKGWAGTTCQSPVPTFFVTMTNTSAATSTVNTAAAATLPAATAGPFVRPSRCTIVQGTTHCTCEPGYTISGRDSNTCTDIDECELFHNGQAGRLCLHACVNTPGGYRCSCPAGYNVTRDGRSCKDIDECATRQNNCTKDQMCINTYGGFQCVRVDCPKIPNATYVKTSPMRCERNPCPVENKLCSQTPNTFSYHYLAVVSNLSAPRVMFRVSALRPMGDTLRFALLGGRLARRHFTVQRSERLTGQLMLVSPVQGPATVEAEVEMSELERRVQLGRYITKITMFVSQYEF, translated from the exons gaaTGTACCAGTAGGCAGGAAATACAGAGTTCCCTGAAGCAGATCCAGAAGTTTCTTTCAGCCCATGAAGCCTCATATTTGCAGGTTCTTCGCaacctgaagaagaaaataaacctGTTGCAGAGCAATACATTGAAGCAGACAACAAAAGTCATTAACA GTACATGCACAAAACTGGACGCACCACTGAATGGTAGGAAACTTGGCAAGTCGCATAGCGTGGGCCATGAGGTTCACTTTCTGTGTGACCCCGGTTTTGAACTGATGGGATCAGAGAGCAGGATTTGTCAGGAAAGCCTGACCTGGAGCGGTCAGCAGCCCACCTGTCGAG ATGttaatgagtgtgtgtcctCTCCATGCCTGAATGGTGGGACATGTATGGATGAGGTAAACCAATTCTCGTGTGTCTGTGCCAAAGGCTGGGCTGGAACAACCTGTCAGAGCCCAGTGCCAACAT TCTTTGTCACCATGACAAACACCTCTGCTGCCACCTCTACAgtcaacactgctgctgctgctaccttGCCAGCTGCCACCGCTGGACCCTTTGTTCGTCCATCACGCTGCACTATAGTGCAGGGCACCACCCACTGCACCTGTGAGCCAGGATACACCATTTCTGGCAGAGACAGCAACACGTGCACTG ATATAGATGAATGTGAGTTATTCCATAATGGCCAGGCTGGGAGACTGTGTTTGCATGCTTGTGTTAACACCCCCGGAGGCTACCGCTGTTCCTGTCCTGCTGGATACAATGTGACCCGCGATGGACGCAGCTGTAAAG ACATTGATGAGTGTGCCACTAGacaaaacaactgcacaaaGGACCAGATGTGCATTAACACCTACGGTGGCTTCCAGTGTGTCCGTGTGGACTGCCCCAAAATACCCAATGCTACATATGTCAAGACCTCACCTAT GCGCTGTGAACGTAACCCCTGTCCCGTGGAGAACAAGTTATGTTCTCAGACCCCAAATACCTTCTCCTATCATTACCTAGCTGTCGTGTCCAACCTGTCAGCTCCTCGTGTGATGTTCAGGGTCTCAGCACTGCGTCCAATGGGTGACACACTCCGCTTCGCCCTGCTGGGAGGAAGGCTAGCTCGGCGTCACTTCACAGTTCAGCGCTCAGAGCGTCTGACAGGTCAGCTGATGCTGGTCAGCCCGGTGCAGGGCCCTGCCACTGTGGAGGCAGAAGTGGAGATGAGTGAGCTGGAAAGGCGAGTCCAGCTGGGGAGGTACATCACCAAAATCACCATGTTTGTTTCCCAGTATGAGTTCTAG